The following proteins are encoded in a genomic region of Maylandia zebra isolate NMK-2024a linkage group LG1, Mzebra_GT3a, whole genome shotgun sequence:
- the LOC143420385 gene encoding uncharacterized protein LOC143420385 gives MTTTTQMKYQLNKKQGFKTHMAVLAGSQSICHSLRLWSQLEKKEEMKKLFKKNNYSTDVVKELVKCTYYTQRKDINKGASIQKLCQEWPFLFNEVGMTAHFQELTGVNLMETFLANVDKKGARLLKFLKYVDAQKHKQVLNAVLKLQTERGQSSGCLQEVIEMMLLLLAHFDEKGELLFHCVEMTSLAEDVQMEKVPPTPVIIVCGSSCFAAETFMLSIDKKIVNDRITTFTSAICLMFGSYYCFNIHYPVELRSTLEFLQRCFFSINPERGTKVESKKKKVFSVNPRVLTLISDIADHEWI, from the exons ATGACGACAACGACACAGATGAAATACCAGCTGAACAAAAAGCAAGGGTTCAAGACACATATGGCTGTATTAGCTGGGAGCCAAAGCATTTGCCACTCTCTGAGACTGTGGAGTcagcttgaaaaaaaagaagaaatgaagaaGCTGTTTAAAAAGAATAACTACAGTACAGATGTTGTGAAAGAACTAGTCAAGTGCACCTATTACACGCAGCGTAAAGACATCAACAAAGGGGCAAGCATCCAGAAACTATGCCAGGAATGGCCCTTTCTCTTCAATGAAGTTGGTATGACCGCACATTTCCAAGAACTGACTGGTGTGAATCTGATGGAGACCTTCCTTGCCAATGTAGACAAAAAGGGTGCACGTCTGTTAAAGTTCCTCAAATATGTTGATGCACAAAAGCACAAGCAAGTCCTGAATGCTGTTCTCAAACTTCAGACTGAAAGAGGGCAGTCCAGTGGTTGCTTGCAAGAAGTCATTGAGATGATGCTTCTTTTACTGGCTCATTTTGACGAGAAGGGAGAGCTTCTGTTTCACTGCGTTGAGATGACAAGCCTTGCAGAAGATGTTCAGATGGAGAAAGTGCCACCAACACCCGTCATCATTGTTTGCG GTTCCTCCTGCTTCGCTGCTGAGACATTCATGTTGAGCATTGACAAGAAGATTGTCAACGACCGCATCACAACCTTCACCTCTGCTATCTGCCTAATGTTTGGCAGTTACTACTGCTTTAACATACACTACCCTGTGGAACTACGATCAACACTGGAGTTCCTTCAACG GTGTTTCTTTTCCATAAATCCTGAGAGAGGCACCAAGGTTGAAtccaagaagaaaaaagtgttCTCAGTCAATCCCAGAGTCCTCACTCTCATCTCAGACATTGCTGACCATGAGTGGATCTAG